The proteins below come from a single Amphiura filiformis chromosome 15, Afil_fr2py, whole genome shotgun sequence genomic window:
- the LOC140170890 gene encoding transmembrane protein 145-like yields MVMIPLSTDNGCTETIENGIPSISCKGYRTWKDYEYARWWYITIQNCGSYSKPGIDLSYQFNMTNGYAFLTRHFSADEKIVLQTNIAYLSLYVGVIIMLFICRSTLKSRRMLHSTFQLFFWSVVAQFIGMVCLVVSQMNFARTGYMSLEWLETTGHVLTTMSMLTFILDSILIAKGFTLTRGKISTSGCIKITIVMVLFTIASAVQYLYQHALADDRDYFNVNQTPAAYAGIGLNIFGLAWVLYASTISVKHYPGKGRFYCYFGLFFLVWFLSEPFMIWITNSAVSSHSRAQIVHCAHLTVILSGHVFWLVLFFPQNYNTLFPYHMKANQVGILQISDVEDAPGKYFDSVIVDGKVENKVVHECETAATAKPVRPKYNNFFADTKKVQPGKPVPMCDLPVSKILYATGPVPQPQQVAPEQQTAQVAKKTQKVQVTKINIF; encoded by the exons ATGGTCATGATTCCACTGTCAACGGATAACGGGTGTACAGAAACCATCGAAAATGGCATCCCG TCTATCAGCTGCAAAGGATACCGAACTTGGAAGGACTACGAATATGCGAGATGGTGGTATATCACCATCCAGAATTGTGGCAGTTACAGCAAACCAGGAATAGATCTGTCATACCAGTTTAACATGACAAATGGGTATGCGTTCCTGACAAGACATTTTTCGGCAGATGAGAAGA TCGTATTGCAGACTAACATTGCATATCTGAGCCTCTACGTTGGAGTGATTATCATGTTGTTCATCTGCCGAT CCACATTGAAGAGCCGTAGAATGCTGCATTCAACTTTTCAGCTATTTTTCTGGAGTGTAGTTGCGCAGTTCATTGGTATGGTATGCTTGGTGGTATCACAGATGAATTTTGCCCGCACTGGCTACATGTCACTTGAGTGGCTCGAAACAACTG GCCATGTTCTGACTACGATGTCCATGCTGACATTCATCCTGGATTCGATCCTTATCGCCAAAGGATTCACATTGACAAG GGGCAAGATCTCTACCTCTGGATGCATCAAGATCACCATTGTCATGGTGTTGTTCACCATCGCCTCTGCAGTCCAATACCTCTACCAACATGCATTAGCTGATGACAGGGACTACTTCAATGTGAACCAGACTCCTGCAGCATATGCTGGAATTGGACTGAATATCTTTG GTCTTGCTTGGGTGCTTTACGCTTCCACCATCTCTGTAAAACATTACCCGGGTAAAGGGCGCTTTTACTGTTACTTTGGCCTATTCTTCTTGGTTTGGTTTTTGAGTGAACCATTTATGATTTGGATTACCAACAGTGCTGTATCATCACATTCAAG ggCCCAAATAGTGCACTGTGCACACCTGACCGTGATTCTCTCTGGACATGTATTCTGGCTGGTCTTGTTCTTTCCTCAAAACTACAACACCCTGTTCCCCTATCACATGAAAGCCAACCAG GTTGGCATCCTACAGATAAGTGACGTAGAGGATGCGCCGGGAAAATACTTTGACAGTGTAATTGTAGATGGAAAAGTGGAGAACAAAGTCGTTCATGAATGTGAAACAGCTGCTACAGCAAAG CCTGTTCGTCCAAAATATAACAACTTCTTCGCAGACACCAAGAAAGTCCAGCCTGGCAAACCTGTTCCCATGTGCGAT CTCCCTGTATCAAAGATCTTATATGCAACTGGCCCTGTACCACAGCCACAGCAGGTAGCCCCTGAACAACAGACAGCCCAGGTAGCCAAGAAAACACAGAAAGTCCAggtaacaaagataaatatattcTAA